A stretch of DNA from Chelonoidis abingdonii isolate Lonesome George chromosome 8, CheloAbing_2.0, whole genome shotgun sequence:
tggctcgtcgtctggtgcccgccagacgaaaaggttggggaccactgctataaaGTTTGCCTCCGCTCAAAGTATGAGTTAGGGCTAGTCTATACTGGCAACATACTGTAGTCaaggcagagcactgggagagaggtctcccagtgctcttaaaataaataaataaataaataaatcacctcCACAAGGGGCGTAGCTTCCAGTGCTGATGCACTGTTTACATTGGCGCTTtatagcactgaaacttgctgtgctcaggggggtgtttttccagtgtagacaagcccttagagtttctagcccttctggttGCAGAAGCAGCTTTCAACCAGGAACCTAGTCAAGTAGTACACTGTCTTATCACGTCTGCAGGCAGAAATCTTCCCAACACTGAACTGCCTCATTTTCATTTTAGTGAAAACTTTTAAGTCAGTGGGTTTTGATATCCATATTCCCCATTTCACTTCTGATCATGTCAGCGGAAATCAGATCATTCAATAAGCCCAGGTTACTGTGCCGGATGCCCTGGCTCTCTCCTCGGCAGCTGGGAAATGCCCCCAGTTTCCTCAGCTCTTGGGCTaaacatagctccattgagaAAATATGCAGCATGTTAAAAGTTTAGTGTTTTGTggtcgtttaaaattaaattgtatgTTTTCATGTGTCACATAAATGTCTGAAAGTGATGTGAGGCCATATGATCAGCAGGAGGAATCTTGCTGCCAGAGTTGAGGTCAAATTCGCTGTTAAATACAAGGAACACACAAGAGATTGCTTTGAAGAACTTTGTTTTTAGGCTTTAAGTTCAGTGCCTGAGAGGCTAAAGGGGTCAGAATAGATGGCCAAGTTTAGTTTTTAAGCTAGTCAAGACAACTTTAATGGAATTAAGGCAATTCCGTTTTGTCCTCTTAAGGGTCAATTTTCCCTCAGTTGGATCTGTTTCAGaacaagtctacactacagcactacaTCGGACCTAAAGAGAATAGAAACAAATAAcgtgctttgcacattcttgtcttttgttgtttcttttgctttttttgctggATTTTTAAGATAAGACTTGCGAGCTAGCAAGtctgtttctgtgaaaagtgatatttgtttaACTCTGCTTTGCCCCCTCAaacactgcccaggaggctgtggctgcacaaAAAGCCCCTAGTGGGTACATGAAGCtatggtggccgcatttgagaaatgctggtttaggCTGATCCTTCCTGTTATGTGAATAAGATTAGAGTTGTAAAGGAACTTGGTCTTCTACAACAGTTACACTAGCGCATTCTATGCATTCCTGGATTGTTCTCTGCTGCCACTCATTCTGGAATCAGTCAGGATGAAAGTGCCTTTATTTTCTATAGAAAAACTGTTAAGTATGTTCAAACAGATTGCAATCACTAGTTgtattccttcccctccctccccaaaagcaGGGGTACCCAGCGTGTAAGACTTTCTATGCAGGTGTGAATCTTAGCCTCATGGTGCGGAGACTCTGAAGGGTTAGATATTGATGTCAGAGTAGGTTTAAAGTTTGGTTCATTACAACTATTGAACTGTGTCTAGTGGATATAGGCAACATCAAAAAGATGTTCATCTAGAATGCCTACTCTGACAGCCCATGTGTTACTTGTAAAATCCAAATACTACTAGCTTTAACAGCTCATTACGTGCATCTAACTCCGTTCAGTTTGAAGGAAGTTTTTGCCTGGGCCGGGCAGATCCAGCTGACCTCTTATGGCAAAACAAGGTCAATtataaaagggttttttttttttttttgtgacatGACTAATCTCAGGAAGGGAGTAGCTGAGGAGACTATGGTGTACATAACAATAACTTTCAGCTTACTGAATGCTGTTTATTCTGACTACTCAGTAGTGAGTATTCACTCTGGCTTGCATGTATTTCTTCTTAAAATAAGCATTCTAATTTTAACCTGACAATATTTCAGATGTTCAGATCACAAGACATGGTTTGAACTTGAGCCAGCAACAATACTGCTTATGTTAGCTGCTCCATTAATCTCTAGCAACTTGACATCACCTAAAGATCAGTTAGCATTTTCATGCAATTGCTCCTCACTTGCTTTTGAAGCTAGCAGTTAACATGGCCCAGTTGTAATAAAGATTGTAAATTGCAACCATATTTGAATAATTGTACACACTTTATGCTGTAACAATCCTAGAGTTTAGATCAGAATTAGGCTGGTAACAACGCAAAGTACCATTACATGGGAAAAACGTTACctgaaatggcagggaattgCGGAGGCATTGTGCTCAGAAGGACAAAAACAAGGTTTGTTACTGGCTGTCCTAGGAGCTGGCTATTGCAGGTTTAGGAAGATTGCTGTGAGGTCGAGTGTAAGCAACAGAGGAAAAACCTCATGTCTGATGACACCCAGGTCCGTTTATTTGCAGGATACAGAACATGATTGTCCCTGCAGCATTTTTGTTATGAGTCAAATATTTATGCCACCGATGACAGCCCCAAAAAGGGGCAACCCAATAACTATGCTTGTATCATGATTAGTTTTAGTAACAGGAAGGTcaaaaaaggaggagagaaattATGATCTGTATAGATCTCACCATACCCAGCCCACATTGACTTGGGCTAAACCCCACTAAACCTCACTCAACCAAACTCTTTAGCAAGGACAACTGCAATGCAGATAATGCCTCTTTGGTCACAGTAGTATACCTGTGATTAAAAGTGTGTTGAGTTGTACTCTTGCAATAGAACGGGTCCTTGGCAAATGCACCTATGCTAGGTAAATTAATTCAAAGAATGAGCTGCTGCCACTGACCGAGGTAGTTTAGGCCACAGATATGTAAAGAATACTTctattttagtgtttttttttaaactattagtttttaaataatttttttttattgaaattaaaCCATTACATGGTTCAAAGTGAAATAAGAGCCTGCACTAGCTATCACATACCCTTCATTTGGCCTAACCTTGGATCTCCACACTGAAATTGAGTCAAAGAACTGATTTTATACAGCCTTATCATCATCTAGTAAGAGATGGGTCAGTCTCACAAAAGCTCTAGTAAATTTGGCCCCTATAATAGCTACACTAGATTATGAATAATTTTTCTACAAGAAAGAATGTTGAACTTACGCTTTAAATGCTGGAAGGTAGGAGTATAGAGAGATGCTGCTTAAGTTATAAATAAATGGCAAGTGTTTGTTAATATCTGTTGTTGCCCAGCTGCTGAAGAAAGTGTTTAATAACCCCTGGTCCCCACCTGAAAGGGAAAGATGGAGAGTTAGCAGATTGCATGAAAATGATCAGTATTCCTGTTATAAGTTTCTTCACTAAATCACTGATTCAAGACTGAGTTTAGTCATGTGAGCTAGCATACCCAATAGGAATCAACAATACAGTAGCATTCTATTTATAGAAGTTAGAATTCTTAAACTATAACATTTTCACCCTTGGGAGGGCACATTAGCCCTCTTCCTCTTGCCAGAGGCAGCTATAGATTTGTAAACTTAAGTCATACTTTAGGCTATTTTACCTATCAGAAGACAGCCAAAGGCTTAGAATCCCTACTGGTATAATTTACATGTGAACATGCATTTGTTCTTGCACAATGCAACTCAGTTTCCATTCACAACCTGAAGTTGAATTAAATTGGAGTAGTAAACATTGGAAGTGTCAGATTTGTTATTCCAGTTGCAGTGAGGCAAATACAGTAGACTAGATTACAATCTGTCATTCCATATTTACACATGTAACCAAGATAAACTCTGACCGCTGGTTGATCATCAGAGGCCCACATGTGGCTCAGCAATCCTGTACATAATGAGGCTGCTTTTTTGACTCAAGAACTGATTGGTTTGCTAGAAGCAGTCTAGGCCTTAATTACATTTTCTGAGACACGTCATACTAGAAGTCAACTATATTAAAGCTCCTAGTTAGCTTCATAAGCTAGAAGTTTTGTGTTTCAGTTGATGCCTGCAAAAAGTGTTCAGACCCTCATTTTGAATGTAGGCTAGTTTACAACAGCAGAAGTCAGTGAACGATAGCCTGGATGCAGAGCCATGATGACTGTGTTTTCCTAAGAGACTTGGAATGCTGAACAGGATGTAGGAATTTGACTAAGTGGATTAGTTAGAGAAACTGACTTTGCTTGTGTTGTTACCTTGACATTTGTTCTCTGCTTACAGAAACAGCCTCAGCACTTTTCCAGACCAAGAACTATGCAAGCCCCCTCTAACTGGGCCATTTCTGTTTTAGAACATGATAGTACTATTCTGAATTTGATCTTATAATGTTGGTAAAGAGTAGACAGCTTTGACACACAAGTGAGATTCCTGATGTATGCTTTTGGATTAAGGTAGTATTAAAATTACTACATTATTATTCTTCCCCCCGTTGTTAGTATGACTAACAATTCCACTATGTTTATTCCAACCAGCCAGGGCAAAAAAGGTGCATGAGAAACCAGACTATCACTTATCAGAATGAAATCACCACTAGCAGAGCCAAAAGGTAAGATTAACAATTCTGAAGAAATCATGGCAGTGTTTTACTATTAGCTTTTTGCCAAGCAGCCAACTGATAGAGCAGTAAAGTTAGAAGTGAACTGtataaggccctaccaaattcagggtccattttgatcaatttcacggtcataggattttaaaaagagtaaatttcatgatttcagctattgaaatctgaaatttcagtgttgtaattgtaggagtcttgactcaaaaaggagttgtgggggggtcCCAACGTTATTGTGAGGGGATGGCGGGTGGTActactacccttacttctgtgctgctgctggtggtggcgctgccttgagaactgggcagctggagagtggcggctgctggccggaagcccagctctgaaggcagaactgtCGCCACCAGCAGAAGCaaaatggcatggtatggtattgccacccttacttctgcactgctgcctgcagagctgggccttcagtcagAAGCTGCCACACTCCAGCCTCCCAGCGCTgaaagcagcaatgcagaagtaagggtggcctggTATAGTactgccaccattctgcactgctgctgatgaggcgctgccttcagaactgggtgcccagccaacagctgccatACTCTGGCTGCCTGGTCTGAAGGCAGCGCAAAAGTAAGGGCAATACTGCAgccccccctaaaataatcttgcgaccctccccacaactcccttttgggctaGCGactcaggacccccaatttgagagaCACTGGTCTCCTCtgtaaaatctgtatagtatTGGGTAAAGCCCACAGAAGGCCAGATTTcccaggggagaccagatttcatggtccatgacgcATTTTTCATAGCTATAAATTTGGTAGGATCCCAGACGTGGGATAAATTTGAGAGAGCACAGAAACTAAGTGAGTTGGTCATCTGATCTTGTTAAGAAAGCTCTTCCAAGTCAAGAGAGGTGCAACTATTACTATATATTGGGAACTTGCATGTCTTTATTTTGTAAGACTTCTACCATATTAGAAAGTGTCTGCATATTTCTACGGTGTTCTACCAACTGAAAACATCTTAATACAGTTCTGTTACAAAAACAGTTTGACGTAGAGGAGCCAGATCTCCCATGTTTTGTGTTTGTCTGTAAGTTTAGACTAAGTGATTTTACTATCCTGAGTGATTCTTTGGAATAGATTTGCACGTAGACATAAAGAACAGCTGTATGTTTTGCATCATAAAACTAGTGCTCCTGCATAGTACAGGTTACTAAATTCTTCCCGAACACCATCATCCAATACTACTTCTCCACTGCATATTCTTCGCTCCTTATATTATGGACTGTTTGTGTCCTAGTCTTACTGAAAACCAAGAGCCCCTCCAATCCCACCAAAGTAGAATGCCAGTTCAAGTTAGTGTTGTATAGTAATTGTGCAATATGCTACTATAGTTGCAGGTATAATCAATATTCTACATGTTGGTTTAGATCTGAAACTATTAACTGCTAGAATACCAGCTTGGATTCCAGGCTAGAAGAAAGTCTAGTAGATTATGTAACCTATGGAACCAGTTTCCCTTGCACTCTTCTAAACTATAAAACAGGCAGACTTTTTATTCTAGctagttttgcttttaaattcatAACGCCCCAGGTTTTTAGAATTTTGCTAGAAACACTGAAGTCTTGTCTAAGGCAAGCATCAGACATTCCAGTTACGAAGTtcagtttcccttctccctccccattagATACAGTAGCGTGGACCAAGATTACTGCATCATGTTATCCTAAACCTTTAGGGCAGCTGAGTTCACAGATAAGAtcaatttgttttccatttctggGAAATGACAAACCAGTGGACATTTTTAGTCTCTtacaaaacagacattttgactACTTTGTAGTCATGTATACCAATATTTTGAGGCAAGCAGTATTATAGTGGAAGATATTTTTACAAACTTCTTGGGGACTTGAGAGAATTAGTATCCAAGAGTTGTGACCACTGTGTGCTGTATTAATATATTCTGCAAGTCTTGTGGCCACTGACAATTGCTTTCTTACTGTAGAAAGTGGCACAGAGTTAAAATGTAGTGTGAATCTTGTTTACCAGGGTGGAATGCCTGAGCTATATATTTCTTGTACCCTATCCCTTAAGGATTGGTGTTCTGCTGACCGATAGCTCTGGTGAGCAGATATGATCACAGCAGAATGGCATGCTATTGTAAGACTTTAGCAGTGGGCATGTGCAAGCTTTTTTTGGATTATGACAAATTTAATGAAGTGCTCCTGTTTTAGATAGTGACTGGTCACTAACAGACCCAGTGGTGGAAACAGTATGAATAGAGTTAAAACATTAACAGTGCTCGTCCACTATCCTTATAGGTCAGCCTTAGGCTTGCTTCTTTTTTGTTAACTAGATTCAATTCTTATAACTAGGTCTGCAAAAAAGCAGTTTTTTTGATACATTTTATACATTATACAACTACATCAAAGCCTATTGATCTAATAATGCTTATGCACAAAGTTTAAGATGGTACAATGATATACACTGCTACCCCACtgtaacacgacccaatataacatgggtTCACATATAGtgcggtagcagcagggctccggcggcaGTTTAAAGGGTCCTGGGTTCCAGCTGTTGCAgggagcccggagctctttaaatcactgccagagccctactgctgctatcccagggctgcagcagcagggcttggccagcgatttaaagggcctgggctccctgcagcggccagagcccggagctctttaaatcagtgctggagccctgctgctgttacctcggggctgcggcagtggggctcaggcagtgttttaaagggtccagggctccagctgctgcggggagccccgggctctttaaatcaccgctgcccTGATAAAACAGAGTTTCACTTAtaatgcggtagggatttttggctcctcacaaccgcattatatcggggtagcagtGTTCTAACAATTCATTTCCCATGTTTAGGAGTGAGATTTTTGACCAACACATTAGAGTCTCTATCATAGCAATAATGTAGGTTTTGCTTTATAACACTGCTCCTCAACTTATTTACCACTGAGGGTCCCATATGCTGCTCTCTAGTCTGTtgtgtggatgcggcccacataatACAAcaaatactacctgtatggccctgaggctgtcacatgggctgcagctgcatGCTGATTGAGCCGCAAGTGGCTCATGGGccacgggttgagaaccactgctttataaaCATGGGACTAGCTGCATGTTGGAAGAATGCTTGAGTTTAGCACTCACTGAAATCATTTCGGACAGACATGCTGGTTAGCAGCACTTTTAGATCCTTGGCCATTGTATCATTGTCAGTGCCATCAGATGAAGTTATTGTCTGACCCCAAAGAAGCACAAATATGATTTATTCTGTTAAGTTTATTATGTGCTACACTAGTTGCTTTATCAAGCTCTTTATGGCTACACTGGGGAGTTTGCATGATCGAGACTGAAGTCAAATTTCCTGTCTGACACGTTTGCCAAGCTAACCTCATTTGAAATAGTATTTTATGATATCTGTAGATTAGGAAGCTATACTATTCTCAGGAAGAGTCTTATGCTTAAAGTGAACCACAGCTCTTCTAAGGTTTTAAAAGGTACTACCGAGTTAGTGGGAGACCAGTTGTCAGGAATCTGTCCCAACTAGATTTGAGAGGTATTTCTTGATATTAAATTAGATCAAAAGTCTGTTTACTCATATTTTTACATATACCACAGGCATATTCCTTGACTGCCATTTTATAACCATGTCAAACAAAATGCCTATGGCATATGTAAAAACATCAAGTGCAGCAGGACCTAGAGTAGAGCCAGGTGACAACATAGGGTTATTCAACCCACGGCCTTGAAGTTATCCTTTTTGATATGCTGTTTTCCTCATGAACTTGAACTTAATGTAGCCACATGAGAGTCAAAGCTTCAGTATTACAGAAATACTAAAAGCAGTTTCTAGTAGCTGATTAGTCTAACTTCAGTGTATTCTTGTATGGGTGATAAATCAGGTAATTTTGTACTTGCGTATCTTGCAACCAAGTTCTATACTTGTTAGCACTGGCTATGATTAATACATCTTCAGTCAGTAAAGTTTCTTTTTACTAGAATTCTAATAGGGATTACCACTGACTAATTCAAAGGCTAAATTCCTGCTTTTTATTGCTGTTGAGGGCTAAAACCTGAGTAAGGGCAGAGTTTCTTCACCATTAAGTACTACCTATGGCAAGTCTTACCTCGTAGCCCTCACGGTGATAGTCCAGTTTAGTTTGCTGGTCCACAATGTAGCAACTGTATGGGATTTCTGGACTGAACCAGAGGCCCTTTTCTGGCATGTCCAGTTATTCAGTGAGGCAGCAAATTCAACTGTACTACCAACTTACTTGAAAATGGTGCTTCAAAGGAAGTTAATACAGAGGTCATCCACAGTTAGTAGGCCACTTGTAGAATCTCATTTGGCCACCATTCTAGACTAAGGGGCCCATTTGCAGTACTTGCCAGATAGAATATAAAAAAGCAAGGAACTGCATGGGCCAGGAAATTTACTCCTGGGACTATAAGGTCTGAACTCTCTTTGGAGATAAGCCTGCAAGACAGTTTGCTACTCAATCAGCATAAACAAGCTTGATGACCCGTGCTTGCCAAtagcgggtgtgtgtgtgtgtgagagagagagagagagaccaagcaagctcagtacaagccaagcagcaaatgggAGGAataggaaaggggaggggggaagagcacATGACCCTACATGCTTTCACAACACACATTGCCTCTGAGTAATACCACTGTCTCCATAGAGACAaatcccccccccttttctttttgagGAAATGCTGCTACTGATTAATAAAAACACCTAATTTTACTCAGCTATTTGACTAGCTACTGAGAGTAGAAGAATATGTTTCAGAACAAATCATTTCAAAAAGCCACTTAGAGCAATCCAGCTTTGGAAAATCATGTTCACTTTATCTCTAAGGATATCCACAAATAATTTTTGTGAAAAGTTGAGTTGATGGGAGCTTATTTTCACTGATTTAATCAGTAAGTGACCAACACAATCAATCCATTAGTGACTAGTTTGTATCTAAAATGCAGGACACTGGTTTATAATCTGAAGAATGAAAATTCTTTAGTTAAGAGCTACAGAGAGTTTTGGAAATGGCTGTTTAGTTTGGCCTACCTTTCCCACTTAAGACTCATTAAAGTCCCTCTGAAGTCCATCTAGGCTTTTAATACAAGATAAGCTTATTAATGTTTGATGTTAGATTTCTGACTATAATGAAGTCAGACTCAATCTACAGAAGTCCATGCATATGAGTTTCCTGTAAACATGAGTCCTCTTTCCAATGAGGTGCTGGAATTTTAGAATTCTAATGTAAGTGGTGTCCCCTAAGGCATGCTCATCTGAGACATTCCTCCCCCCCTCAGCATTTTAAACGATCTAAACTCAAATATTGGAGTTGGAGTCAATACATACCATCAAAGCTGCCTTTCTCTGTGGCAAGTTGTAACAGATGATTGTATGTTTCAATGGAAGGTCGATAAACAAAAACTCCAGAATTAAAACAGTCTGGCCAGCCTGGATCTGGTGCTGCAGATAGCTCTTCTTTCTCAAAAAGCTCATCAATATTTGATAAAACCTAGTTGTAAGGGGGAAAAAGTTGCTTTCTGTTTTCTAGGCTTTCTAATGCTTCATAGCATTATGTTTTGTTGATTTTGCCATCCACTCCAAGATATGAAGGTAAGTGTTCATATCAAAGGTCTCATTTTATGGAGGACAGCTTTGACATGGATATATTCCCTTTTTACTGCCAATTACAAGTTGTTTTGTAGGCTTAAGAGCACTTCCTTGCATACCAAGTTACAGGTCCCCAATAAGAAAAGATTTCTATTGCAAGCCACTCGAAGGAACTGTATTCTGAACAACAAATATATAACTTACCATTGTGTCTGCATCCATGAacacacattttgaatactgAGTCAGTTCCCAGCAGTGGAGTTTTGTTAGTGTGACACCAAGCTCTGGTCTTTTCATTAGTGCTAGATGGGCGGAATCTCCACTGTCCAAGACATCTACCAATAAGATTTCATCGAAGACTTTTTCCAGCACTTTCCTGTGGAAAGTAGTAATTGTTGATTTATTTTTGCAAGATAGTCTTTCCAATATCCCCAACCCCAAGATAGTTTTGTATTGCCTAGACTCTTAGCGCACAATAAGGAGTTGAAGCCTAGACTGTCTTGTATTTAGTCTTTTATTTAAACAAGTGTGCAAGAGTCTTGTCAAGTTCCTAGCATAGAAATAccttagttcttcttcgagtgcttgctcatatccattccaagtaggtgtgcgcgcgccgcgtgcacgttcgttggaagaattttcccctagcaacacccggcgggtcagcAGGTGCCCCCtagcgtggcgcctttgcggcaccgcatatatacccctgctgacccggccgctcctcagttccttcttaccgcccgtgtcggtcattggaacagtggagtgcaacttagctgacctccacctccctagcgtttcacccgttcttTGTCTCTAGTTCGTGGTTATAGTTATAGTTTAGTGTTAATTCTTAGTAGTTACTAGTAGTTGTTAgtgtagttattgtatatagttcgAGGGCCGAGGTTtaatcctcctcacccctcccgggacccgggctcatgcctggctctccggtttcaaacagtgctcggcctgccgtcggccgatgccaacgggagacccccatgatcgttgcctgaagtgcctgggaatCCCATctacggacaagtgccgtatctgtaagtCCTTAAGCCAAGGACTAAAAAGAGCGGGACTCGCATTTAAGAGCATCTCCGATGAACggcctgacccctgcagctccggcaccGAGTGCACCGCAGTCCGCACCAGGCAGAAGTTCTTTGTCGGCACCGGAGCAGCCGTACCGCCAGAACACCACGGCACCAACAGTCTCCGCACAGAATCAGCCCGCACCGCTCCCTTTCGCCGAAGGCGAAGAAGTcgaaggctcctgcggctgcagcTCCGGCACCGCAGTTTGAGCATGGGAAACCGTGCCGCCCGCACCGCCATCTGCCGCAGCACCGGTTATCCCAGCACCGTCaactccggccaggcaagagccattgagtccggtgcaagacagctccccggcgcatgccttGGTCGAGCTCGCTGTTCCCACCACGCCGGAGACTTTTCAACGGCAAGGAACTGATAGCCCTTACTGAGCCTCTCTGCCTCAACCCGCCGCAGCCGCCGGTGCGGTCCTTCTTCAACGGGGAAGCCACTATCTCAGACAATGTCTATTGGACACACGGACAGGCACGGTCGCGGTCGAGGTCTCGGACCGCTCCACTCGCATCGCCGATTGCCTTccagacgccgctcgcagtcgcCCACCGATCCACTcggcggcaccggtccaggtcccgttCCCAGGACCGGTACTCAACAAGACGGTCtgcctcccggcaccgctctcgaCGGAGTCCATCCCACCATCGTTACTctcggtcccggtcgacctcctggcaccgtgctggtcgtaggtcccaGTCTCCgcaccggtacgactcccggtaccgttctccaaCACGGCGTGACATCCGGTACCAGCCTCACGGACTATCCACTCCGCCCTGGCCGTCGAGACACCCCTCGGGTTCGTGCCACCCAGACAGCGCTCTCTATGGGGATGTGGACCCCCATACCCGTTTCCTCCCTGAATCCCAGGGACTGGAACAGCTGCcgcactggtccttctggacgccttgggcctaccaccaagcccaaggcgatcccacCACGGCGGCGCCATCTGCGGCTTCCGTCCGTCGAGTACCGGAGGCCACCGTCAGTCGTCCTCCTCCAGCAGATGACGACATTTCAACCGTGACCCAGGACCCCGAGGGCGCTCAAGAAACGGACCCCCCTCTGGAACAAGAACCACAGGAGGAACCTTTGGTCCctggtctctcctcctcctcctcgctggatgaggcggtggcgggtaCTTCAACTTCGGGCCCGCCCCCCATCGACCTTCGAGCCCACCAAGACCTGCTCCGCTATGTCGCGTTGAGcatcaacctccaggtggaggaggttcccgaggtggaggaccctgtCATGGACATTCTGTCTTCGGATGCCCCGAC
This window harbors:
- the GYG1 gene encoding glycogenin-1 isoform X1, whose translation is MRKVLEKVFDEILLVDVLDSGDSAHLALMKRPELGVTLTKLHCWELTQYSKCVFMDADTMVLSNIDELFEKEELSAAPDPGWPDCFNSGVFVYRPSIETYNHLLQLATEKGSFDGGDQGLLNTFFSSWATTDINKHLPFIYNLSSISLYSYLPAFKAFGSNAKVVHFLGRMKPWNYTYDSKTKSIKGDTSDPTMVHPEFLNMWWHTFITNILPLLEQHGIVKDATTGVTALSGLVYSLAFSCGFCREEEVTEAVSHMSLSGAAPTSPPSSPPAESSEERKERWEQGQADYMGADSFDNIKKKLDTYLQ
- the GYG1 gene encoding glycogenin-1 isoform X2; protein product: MRKVLEKVFDEILLVDVLDSGDSAHLALMKRPELGVTLTKLHCWELTQYSKCVFMDADTMVLSNIDELFEKEELSAAPDPGWPDCFNSGVFVYRPSIETYNHLLQLATEKGSFDGGDQGLLNTFFSSWATTDINKHLPFIYNLSSISLYSYLPAFKAFGSNAKVVHFLGRMKPWNYTYDSKTKSIKGDTSDPTMVHPEFLNMWWHTFITNILPLLEQHGIVKDATTGVTAEEVTEAVSHMSLSGAAPTSPPSSPPAESSEERKERWEQGQADYMGADSFDNIKKKLDTYLQ